The following coding sequences are from one Halomonas sp. HAL1 window:
- the serB gene encoding phosphoserine phosphatase SerB: MARGDLILTVLASDLTADIQAQVDALIMQFNLNVKSTQRLADVSFQPGDGIDCIEYCLSGDADSKAVRDAALLLSETLGIDIVAQLDTRDHVQPRLVCFDMDSTLIKAEVIDELARRHGVGEEVAEVTERAMRGELDFKASFRERMSKLVGLDESVLAEIAEELPLMEGVERLMVNLKRLGYRTAILSGGFTYFALHLQKKLGFDEIHANELIIENGKVTGEVSEPIVDAERKAELLEVIALRQGFTLDQTIAVGDGANDLKMLAKAGMGIAFRAKPLVRAQACQAISTSGLDGVLYLLGYQQQDLTP, translated from the coding sequence ATGGCACGCGGTGATTTGATCCTAACTGTACTGGCGTCGGATTTAACCGCCGACATTCAAGCTCAGGTAGATGCTCTCATTATGCAGTTTAATCTGAACGTGAAGAGTACCCAGCGGCTTGCCGATGTCTCATTTCAGCCAGGTGACGGCATCGACTGTATTGAGTACTGTTTGTCCGGCGACGCAGATAGCAAAGCAGTGCGCGACGCCGCGCTTTTGCTGAGTGAAACGCTGGGTATTGATATCGTTGCCCAACTAGATACTCGCGATCACGTTCAGCCCCGTTTGGTCTGTTTCGATATGGACTCCACGTTGATTAAAGCTGAGGTGATTGATGAGCTGGCTCGCCGCCATGGCGTGGGCGAAGAGGTCGCCGAAGTCACCGAGCGTGCCATGCGCGGGGAGCTGGATTTCAAGGCGAGCTTTCGCGAGCGGATGAGCAAACTGGTCGGTTTGGATGAGTCGGTGTTGGCGGAAATTGCGGAGGAACTACCGTTGATGGAGGGCGTTGAGCGTCTGATGGTCAATTTAAAGCGGTTAGGCTATCGCACCGCCATACTCTCCGGCGGCTTTACCTACTTTGCCCTCCACTTACAGAAGAAGCTTGGCTTTGACGAGATCCATGCCAATGAGTTGATCATCGAAAATGGCAAAGTGACTGGCGAAGTAAGCGAGCCAATCGTGGATGCTGAGCGCAAAGCCGAACTGCTCGAAGTCATCGCACTGCGGCAGGGCTTTACACTCGATCAGACGATAGCCGTGGGTGACGGTGCCAACGATCTTAAGATGCTTGCCAAAGCGGGGATGGGCATTGCGTTTCGGGCCAAGCCGTTGGTGCGTGCCCAAGCGTGTCAGGCGATCTCGACATCGGGTCTTGACGGTGTGCTCTACCTGCTCGGCTATCAGCAGCAGGATTTAACACCGTAG
- a CDS encoding Na+/H+ antiporter subunit G has translation MSVIVEALISLLLIAGGIFVFIGSLGMAHLRDFYMRLHGPTKATTLGIGCMLIASMLYFWSVDGKPDIQELLITLFLFITAPVSAHLLAKSGLHLRLKHAVKTQGHPVELRAEEVGDKPVPHPDKGHG, from the coding sequence ATGTCTGTAATCGTTGAAGCGCTTATTTCACTGCTGCTGATCGCCGGCGGAATCTTTGTTTTTATCGGTTCGCTGGGGATGGCGCACCTGCGCGATTTCTATATGCGCCTGCATGGCCCGACCAAGGCCACCACCTTGGGCATCGGCTGCATGCTCATCGCTTCGATGCTGTATTTCTGGAGCGTGGACGGCAAACCGGATATCCAAGAACTGCTGATTACGCTTTTCCTGTTTATTACCGCCCCCGTCAGCGCCCACCTGCTGGCCAAATCTGGCTTACACCTGCGATTGAAGCATGCGGTCAAGACGCAAGGGCATCCGGTCGAGTTAAGGGCTGAAGAAGTCGGCGACAAACCGGTACCGCACCCCGATAAGGGCCATGGCTGA
- a CDS encoding K+/H+ antiporter subunit F, with the protein MLSIALYITLALVVMALLMNLYRLTIGPSLPDRVLALDTMYVNSIALIVLLGLWLNSKTYFESALLIAMLGFISTVAVCKYILRGDIIE; encoded by the coding sequence ATGTTAAGCATTGCACTCTATATCACCTTAGCGCTGGTCGTGATGGCGCTGTTGATGAACCTCTACCGCCTGACCATTGGGCCCAGCTTGCCTGATCGCGTACTTGCGTTAGACACCATGTACGTTAATTCCATTGCGCTTATCGTACTGCTGGGGCTGTGGCTGAACAGCAAAACCTATTTCGAGTCAGCGCTGTTGATCGCAATGCTAGGTTTTATCAGCACCGTGGCGGTTTGCAAATATATTCTGCGCGGAGACATCATCGAATGA
- a CDS encoding Na+/H+ antiporter subunit E — protein MIAPRSWLPTPVLSILLLVVWLLLVRSYAFGQFVLGGSLAILIPLLTHRFWDARPLIAKPFALLRFIFRVLGDIITANFEVAYLIANPWRKLKPHFIEYPLMLEERFTITLLASTISLTPGTVSANLRMDGKSLLIHALNVDDEEALINQIRERYERPLKEIYEC, from the coding sequence ATGATCGCCCCGCGCTCCTGGCTACCCACGCCTGTATTATCGATACTTCTACTCGTCGTGTGGCTGTTGTTAGTACGCAGCTACGCGTTTGGCCAGTTCGTGTTAGGCGGCTCGTTAGCTATTTTGATCCCCCTACTAACCCATCGTTTTTGGGATGCACGGCCTCTTATCGCCAAACCCTTTGCCTTGCTGCGGTTTATCTTCCGTGTGCTGGGCGACATTATCACTGCCAACTTTGAAGTGGCTTACTTGATCGCCAACCCATGGCGCAAGCTTAAACCCCATTTTATTGAATACCCGCTAATGCTAGAGGAGCGGTTCACCATCACGCTGCTCGCCAGCACGATCAGCCTGACACCGGGCACCGTGTCGGCCAATCTGCGTATGGATGGTAAATCACTGCTGATTCACGCCTTGAACGTGGACGATGAGGAAGCGCTGATTAACCAGATTCGCGAGCGCTATGAACGCCCACTTAAGGAGATCTACGAATGTTAA